From the Oleiphilus messinensis genome, one window contains:
- a CDS encoding RnfH family protein, translating into MESSYIDVEVAFALPHKQKIVAVKVKPGTSAYDAVIKSQIHTLFPEIDLEKGKMGIFGKAIKDPKNHELRAGDRVELYRPLKIDPKQARVNRAKKGA; encoded by the coding sequence ATGGAAAGTAGTTATATTGATGTTGAGGTTGCCTTTGCTTTACCTCACAAGCAAAAAATTGTTGCCGTTAAAGTCAAGCCGGGTACTTCCGCCTACGATGCGGTGATCAAGTCTCAGATTCACACCTTGTTCCCGGAAATTGATCTGGAAAAGGGCAAAATGGGCATTTTTGGCAAGGCTATTAAAGACCCTAAGAATCACGAACTCCGAGCGGGGGATCGCGTGGAACTTTATCGGCCGCTTAAGATTGACCCCAAGCAAGCGCGCGTGAATCGGGCGAAAAAAGGCGCTTGA
- a CDS encoding outer membrane protein assembly factor BamE — MFRHFFASATLFFTLVIAAGCSFPGVYKINVQQGSIIDHETLEQLKPGMTRRQVHYLLGTPSTPSTFDHQEDAYVYTFQKAGGDIKRQIITVYYGPDDTYTHHASALLNETPAY, encoded by the coding sequence ATGTTCAGACATTTTTTCGCCAGTGCTACATTATTTTTTACCCTTGTAATTGCAGCAGGCTGCTCATTTCCGGGTGTTTACAAAATCAACGTTCAACAAGGGAGCATTATCGATCACGAGACCCTCGAACAGCTAAAACCCGGCATGACCCGAAGACAAGTTCACTACCTGCTCGGCACGCCCTCTACCCCGAGCACCTTTGATCACCAGGAAGATGCTTATGTTTACACCTTCCAAAAAGCGGGCGGTGATATCAAACGGCAGATTATCACTGTTTATTATGGGCCTGACGATACATACACCCACCATGCTTCGGCCCTGCTGAATGAGACCCCGGCGTACTGA
- a CDS encoding acyl-CoA dehydrogenase family protein yields MNFELTEEQQIIQTVARDFAQQELQANAKALDEGEGRSGLLANLKRLSELGVMGLNIKNEYGGSEAGSIAFSLVITELAKACASTAVTVSVTNMVAEVIQSVASDTQRARYLPKICSGEYAAAGFCLTEPQAGSDPSAMNTTAVRDGDHWVLNGAKAYITSAEYAGVFVVWAVTDKTAPKGKGISCFLVERETPGLVVGPAEKKMGQHGSATNPVYFDDCRIPEDALMGALNRGYQVALGELAGGRIGIGSLALGLGLSAIEYATAYAKERKQFGQAIADFQGIQWMVVDHATELEAARLLLMQAASRKENSQDFSTQASMAKLFATEAANRACYSGLQILGGNGYNREYPLERLARDVRITSIYEGTSEIQRLIIARSILR; encoded by the coding sequence ATGAACTTCGAACTTACAGAAGAGCAGCAGATCATTCAAACCGTCGCTAGGGACTTTGCCCAGCAAGAATTACAAGCCAATGCCAAGGCTTTAGATGAAGGTGAGGGGCGCTCCGGGCTTCTCGCAAATTTGAAACGGCTATCCGAGCTTGGGGTAATGGGCCTCAATATCAAAAATGAATATGGCGGCTCGGAAGCCGGGAGTATTGCTTTTAGCCTGGTGATTACTGAGCTTGCGAAAGCTTGTGCTTCAACCGCTGTTACCGTGTCCGTGACCAATATGGTGGCGGAAGTGATACAGTCCGTGGCCAGTGATACCCAGCGTGCACGTTATCTACCCAAAATCTGCAGCGGTGAATACGCTGCTGCGGGCTTTTGTTTGACCGAACCCCAAGCAGGGTCTGACCCATCAGCCATGAATACCACAGCCGTTCGGGATGGAGATCATTGGGTGCTCAATGGTGCCAAGGCTTACATCACTAGTGCCGAATATGCAGGGGTATTTGTAGTCTGGGCTGTAACCGATAAAACTGCACCAAAAGGCAAAGGCATTTCCTGCTTTCTTGTTGAGCGGGAAACACCTGGTTTAGTCGTTGGGCCTGCAGAAAAGAAAATGGGGCAGCATGGCTCAGCAACCAACCCGGTATATTTTGACGACTGTCGTATCCCTGAAGATGCATTGATGGGGGCGTTGAATCGGGGCTATCAGGTTGCACTGGGTGAGCTCGCAGGTGGTCGCATCGGGATCGGATCTCTGGCTCTCGGGTTGGGATTATCCGCTATTGAATATGCAACGGCATACGCGAAAGAGCGCAAGCAATTTGGCCAGGCGATCGCCGATTTTCAGGGCATTCAATGGATGGTGGTTGACCATGCCACAGAGTTGGAGGCCGCTCGGTTATTGTTGATGCAGGCTGCCAGTCGCAAAGAAAATTCCCAGGACTTTTCAACCCAGGCATCGATGGCAAAGCTCTTTGCAACCGAGGCCGCGAATCGTGCTTGTTATTCTGGCCTGCAAATTCTGGGCGGAAATGGCTATAACCGCGAATATCCATTGGAGCGACTCGCCAGAGATGTTCGAATCACCAGTATTTATGAAGGTACCAGCGAAATTCAGCGATTGATTATCGCCCGGTCGATCCTGCGCTGA
- a CDS encoding LAGLIDADG family homing endonuclease — protein sequence MAGIIDGEGTITLIRKHRNENRQLSVSISSTERVLLEHILNVLGVGKITTKKTSQEKHSPSFTYAVYNRQALTVLEYVTPFLKTYKALRARLILAHYIRLTPRNGKYSHELLRERIDFENAVLNIKANRCVSSELLSALVHK from the coding sequence ATCGCCGGGATAATCGATGGAGAAGGCACGATTACTCTCATTCGAAAACATCGCAATGAAAACCGTCAGCTATCTGTCAGCATAAGCAGTACAGAACGAGTTTTACTTGAGCACATACTCAATGTGTTAGGTGTGGGAAAAATAACAACCAAAAAAACCAGCCAGGAAAAACACTCCCCAAGCTTTACCTATGCAGTGTACAACCGCCAAGCCCTGACGGTGCTCGAATACGTCACCCCCTTCCTTAAAACCTACAAAGCACTAAGAGCACGTCTCATACTGGCACACTACATACGCCTCACGCCTCGAAATGGAAAGTACTCCCATGAACTACTCCGGGAACGAATTGATTTCGAAAACGCAGTATTGAACATAAAAGCAAACCGATGCGTCTCCTCAGAGCTTTTGTCTGCTCTGGTGCACAAATAA
- a CDS encoding type II toxin-antitoxin system RatA family toxin, giving the protein MPHKIDRSALVMHSAEKMFNLVNDVSSYPAFLPWCSDAEVHSVDAHEMVASLELAKGAVKQRFTTKNSLTLHKEIAIELIEGPFSQLKGVWEFKALSDQACKVVLSLQFEFQGAFGKMALGSVFAQAANTLVDAFCKRANEVYS; this is encoded by the coding sequence ATGCCTCATAAAATTGATCGAAGTGCGCTTGTGATGCATTCCGCAGAGAAAATGTTTAATTTAGTCAATGATGTTTCTTCTTATCCAGCCTTTTTGCCCTGGTGTTCTGACGCCGAGGTTCATTCTGTTGATGCCCATGAGATGGTTGCCTCTTTGGAATTGGCTAAAGGCGCGGTTAAGCAGCGTTTCACAACAAAGAACAGTCTTACCTTACATAAAGAAATTGCGATTGAGCTTATTGAAGGGCCGTTTTCACAGTTAAAAGGGGTGTGGGAGTTCAAGGCGTTGAGCGATCAAGCCTGTAAAGTGGTCTTGAGTTTGCAATTCGAGTTTCAGGGCGCTTTTGGTAAAATGGCGCTGGGCTCTGTGTTCGCCCAAGCCGCAAATACGCTGGTGGATGCATTTTGTAAGCGGGCGAACGAAGTCTATAGCTGA
- a CDS encoding sodium-dependent transporter, translated as MSRKQDPYKGQLGRYSTFYLVLIGAAIGFGNVWRFPYLTGENGGGAFLLLYVICLFALGIPMMVAELVVGRVGKRNPVDSINVLCAKSGVTYWWQSIAWFAMAAGFIVLSFYSVVGGIAVAYIFYSAFGYFGATAESQMSFGVLNTNPGTLMGWHTLFLVIVMMVVKRGVRDGIGRAARMLMPLIVVIGFGLLIHAMDTVAFTDGFDYLFEFRPEQLSFSAILQALSHAFFSLTLSVGAMMALGAYMPDRMSAGRASAAVALTDMFLALMAGLIILPLSLSHSALPQQGFGLMFQTLSTAFGEMAWGQFWGAAFYVLVTFAAWTSAIALAEPIVAWLIERARLPRSIACLVLLIAAWFQGLVVIYSFNVWQSYQFAGLSLFGFFDFITSGLLIPLAGLLLVVFLGRRVKVAELESAAGFRHPEVFRLWYWNLRWLMPCFMYLVFILGLFNLLSSLCQGVSPESSGICVLIHYDIF; from the coding sequence ATGAGTAGAAAGCAAGACCCATATAAAGGACAGCTGGGGCGATACAGTACTTTCTATCTGGTGCTGATTGGAGCCGCAATTGGTTTTGGTAATGTCTGGAGGTTTCCATATCTAACTGGAGAAAATGGCGGGGGTGCTTTTTTGCTCTTGTATGTCATTTGTCTCTTTGCCTTGGGCATCCCGATGATGGTTGCAGAGCTTGTTGTGGGACGCGTCGGAAAGCGCAACCCCGTTGATTCCATCAACGTGTTGTGTGCGAAATCCGGGGTAACCTACTGGTGGCAATCCATTGCATGGTTTGCGATGGCGGCAGGCTTTATTGTTTTGTCTTTTTATTCTGTTGTGGGCGGGATCGCTGTTGCCTATATTTTTTATTCTGCATTTGGTTATTTCGGCGCTACAGCAGAGAGTCAAATGTCCTTCGGCGTATTGAACACCAACCCCGGGACCTTGATGGGGTGGCACACATTATTTCTGGTAATCGTAATGATGGTGGTGAAACGTGGCGTGCGTGACGGAATCGGTCGCGCAGCTCGTATGCTGATGCCGTTGATTGTGGTTATTGGATTTGGTCTGCTTATTCATGCAATGGATACAGTGGCATTTACTGATGGTTTTGATTACTTGTTTGAGTTCCGGCCCGAGCAGCTCTCTTTCAGTGCAATTCTTCAAGCGTTGAGTCATGCCTTTTTCAGCTTGACCCTATCTGTCGGAGCGATGATGGCCCTTGGGGCGTATATGCCGGATCGAATGTCGGCAGGGCGGGCTTCAGCGGCTGTGGCATTGACAGACATGTTTCTTGCTTTGATGGCTGGCTTAATTATTTTGCCCTTATCGCTAAGTCATTCGGCGCTCCCCCAGCAGGGCTTCGGGTTAATGTTTCAAACGCTGTCTACGGCATTCGGAGAAATGGCCTGGGGACAATTCTGGGGGGCTGCATTCTATGTTCTGGTGACCTTTGCGGCATGGACATCTGCGATTGCACTGGCAGAACCGATCGTAGCCTGGTTGATCGAACGGGCTCGACTACCGCGCTCAATTGCCTGTCTGGTATTGTTGATCGCCGCTTGGTTCCAGGGGCTGGTGGTAATTTATTCCTTTAATGTTTGGCAGTCGTATCAGTTTGCAGGATTATCCCTGTTTGGCTTTTTCGATTTTATCACTTCTGGTTTACTCATTCCCCTGGCGGGGCTATTACTGGTTGTGTTCCTTGGGCGACGAGTGAAAGTGGCAGAATTGGAAAGCGCTGCGGGCTTTCGGCACCCCGAGGTATTCAGGCTGTGGTACTGGAATTTGCGTTGGTTGATGCCGTGCTTTATGTATTTGGTATTTATATTGGGATTGTTTAATCTGCTTTCTTCTTTGTGCCAAGGCGTATCCCCTGAATCTTCGGGAATATGTGTATTGATTCATTATGATATTTTTTAG
- the fur gene encoding ferric iron uptake transcriptional regulator, with product MSSENLELKKAGLKVTLPRIKILSILESAENHHMSAEDVYKTLMEAGDDVGLATVYRVLTQFEAAGLVLRHNFEGGHAVFELASDDHHDHMVCTQTGQVIEFCDPVIEERQRQIAEEHGFEIVDHSLTLYVKPKK from the coding sequence ATGTCGTCTGAAAATTTAGAATTGAAGAAAGCGGGCTTGAAAGTCACATTGCCGAGAATAAAAATCCTCAGCATTCTTGAAAGCGCTGAAAACCATCATATGAGTGCTGAAGATGTTTACAAAACATTGATGGAGGCCGGGGATGATGTTGGTTTGGCAACTGTCTACCGTGTTTTGACGCAATTCGAGGCCGCAGGTTTGGTGTTGCGACATAACTTTGAAGGGGGGCATGCAGTATTTGAGCTTGCCAGTGATGATCATCATGATCATATGGTCTGTACCCAGACTGGCCAGGTTATCGAATTTTGTGATCCCGTTATTGAGGAGCGTCAGCGTCAAATTGCTGAAGAGCATGGGTTCGAAATTGTGGATCACAGTTTGACGCTTTATGTGAAGCCAAAAAAATAA
- the grpE gene encoding nucleotide exchange factor GrpE, whose translation MSAEEKNVNESEQALQDEALETVEQADADVVESTDAPEEAASADAQVAVMTEELSKLKEQVLRSEAEMENVRRRAELDVEKAHKFALEKFTKELLPIADSLEKAIESIQGDDAVLVSAREGVEMTLNLMMSALGKFKVEQLDPVGEPFDPQYHEAMSMVSAPHAEPNSVIAVVQKGYTLHGRLVRPAMVMVAKAEAGNQIDEKA comes from the coding sequence ATGAGCGCTGAGGAAAAAAACGTAAATGAGTCCGAGCAAGCATTGCAGGATGAAGCGTTGGAAACTGTAGAGCAGGCAGATGCTGATGTGGTTGAGTCAACTGATGCTCCTGAAGAGGCCGCCTCAGCGGATGCGCAGGTTGCCGTGATGACCGAAGAGCTGAGCAAACTGAAAGAGCAGGTGTTGCGCTCTGAGGCGGAAATGGAGAACGTTCGTCGCCGGGCAGAGCTGGATGTTGAAAAGGCGCACAAATTTGCCTTGGAAAAGTTCACGAAGGAACTCTTGCCTATCGCCGACAGTCTGGAAAAGGCGATCGAATCGATTCAGGGGGATGATGCTGTGCTGGTCTCCGCACGGGAAGGGGTGGAGATGACTTTGAATCTGATGATGAGTGCATTGGGCAAGTTCAAAGTTGAGCAACTTGATCCGGTTGGTGAGCCCTTTGATCCGCAATACCACGAAGCGATGTCAATGGTCAGTGCACCCCATGCTGAACCGAACTCAGTGATCGCTGTCGTGCAAAAAGGTTACACCTTGCATGGTCGTTTGGTGCGTCCAGCTATGGTTATGGTGGCCAAGGCAGAAGCTGGAAATCAAATTGACGAAAAGGCTTGA
- a CDS encoding type 2 periplasmic-binding domain-containing protein, with amino-acid sequence MTLKKTLFSLFIALALLQSGTGIANSVAHSSSGTNSLVITMPDNDGPLVDYVRHTFAEISKRTGIPSHIKTLPKLRALVSANEGRFDGVGARIEGIENQFKNLRKVQVAIFREQHIVFAKHPSIVNNVKDLPSLIDHAGTNQYQVAYLLGSKKAEMELSPLAANLRITYQQPEKIFSLIAMNRLGAYVGGPAMSNRIILKEKFATSGIKEVAIASEFDLYPYLHKKHTRHIPSIEQALSSLVADGTLNRIRERLELGENE; translated from the coding sequence ATGACCCTGAAAAAGACTCTATTCAGCCTCTTTATCGCACTGGCACTCTTGCAGAGCGGCACAGGCATTGCCAACTCCGTGGCACATTCATCTTCGGGTACAAACTCGCTGGTGATTACAATGCCAGACAATGATGGCCCACTTGTCGACTACGTTCGACATACCTTTGCCGAGATCTCAAAACGGACCGGCATTCCAAGCCATATCAAAACCCTGCCTAAACTTCGAGCATTGGTATCAGCCAATGAAGGTCGATTTGATGGTGTCGGTGCGCGGATTGAGGGCATTGAAAATCAGTTTAAAAACCTCCGGAAAGTGCAGGTTGCAATCTTCAGAGAACAGCACATCGTCTTCGCCAAACATCCCTCCATTGTCAACAATGTGAAAGATCTACCCAGCCTGATTGATCATGCCGGAACCAACCAATATCAGGTTGCCTATCTGCTCGGAAGCAAGAAGGCCGAAATGGAATTAAGTCCACTGGCCGCGAACCTCAGAATTACTTATCAACAACCCGAGAAAATATTTAGCCTGATCGCAATGAACCGCCTGGGCGCTTATGTGGGTGGACCCGCCATGTCCAACCGTATCATTCTGAAAGAAAAATTCGCAACGAGCGGCATTAAGGAAGTCGCGATCGCATCCGAATTCGATCTCTACCCTTACCTACACAAAAAACATACGCGGCACATCCCCAGTATCGAGCAAGCACTGAGCAGTTTGGTCGCGGATGGTACATTGAACAGGATACGGGAACGCCTGGAGCTAGGTGAAAATGAGTAA
- the smpB gene encoding SsrA-binding protein SmpB, producing the protein MSKAKKKNTSGTGTIAQNKKARHDYHIEDKFEAGLALIGWEVKSLREGKCQLVDSYILFKNDEAWLLGAHISPLNTVSTHVVADPTRTRKLLLNRREIDRIMGKINQAGLTCVPLSIYWKGNLIKCEIALVRGKKEFDKRATEKERDWNRQKQRVVREHAG; encoded by the coding sequence ATGAGCAAAGCAAAGAAAAAAAATACATCGGGCACAGGTACCATTGCACAGAATAAAAAAGCCCGCCATGATTATCACATTGAAGACAAGTTCGAAGCCGGTTTGGCCCTGATCGGTTGGGAAGTGAAAAGCCTTCGGGAAGGAAAATGCCAATTGGTCGATTCCTACATCCTTTTTAAAAACGATGAGGCCTGGTTGCTGGGTGCACATATTTCGCCGTTGAACACCGTTTCAACTCACGTTGTTGCCGACCCGACCCGGACCCGGAAATTACTGCTGAATCGCCGTGAAATAGACCGTATCATGGGAAAAATAAATCAGGCGGGACTGACTTGTGTCCCGCTTTCCATCTACTGGAAAGGAAATCTGATCAAGTGCGAAATTGCCCTGGTAAGAGGTAAAAAGGAATTTGATAAACGGGCCACTGAAAAAGAACGTGACTGGAACAGACAAAAACAACGGGTTGTGCGTGAGCACGCGGGTTAA
- the dnaK gene encoding molecular chaperone DnaK has translation MSKIIGIDLGTTNSCVAIMDGKKTKVIENAEGDRTTPSIIAFTDDGETLVGQSAKRQAVTNPTNTLFAIKRLIGRRFEDSVVQKDIKMVPYKIVGADNGDAWVEVKGEKKAPPQISAEVLKKMKKTAEDYLGESVTEAVITVPAYFNDSQRQATKDAGKIAGLDVKRIINEPTAAALAYGLDKQSGDSTIAVYDLGGGTFDISIIEIADVDGEKQFEVLATNGDTFLGGEDFDLRLIEYLADQFKKDSGIDLKGDPLAMQRLKEAAEKAKVELSSSQQTDVNLPYITADQTGPKHLNVKVTRAKLESLVEDLVVNSLEPCRIALQDAGLNASEIDEVILVGGQTRMPMVQEKVKEFFGKEARKDVNPDEAVAIGAAVQAAVLSGDVKDVLLLDVSPLTLGIETMGGVATPLIEKNTTIPTKKSQVFSTADDNQTAVTIHVVQGERKQAAQNKSLGRFDLADIPPAPRGMPQIEVTFDIDANGILNVSAKDKATGKEQSIVIKASSGLSDEEIEKMVSDAEANADEDRKFEELIAARNQADGMIHAVKKTLEEAGDKATAEEKEKIEAAIKDLEEAVKGDDKADIEAKTKVLTDASGELAQKMYAEQAQAAGAAEGADAAAGDASGPSDDAVDAEFEEVKDDKR, from the coding sequence ATGAGCAAAATTATCGGAATTGACTTGGGGACCACAAACTCTTGTGTTGCCATTATGGATGGTAAAAAAACCAAGGTCATTGAAAACGCAGAAGGTGATCGCACCACCCCATCCATCATCGCATTTACCGATGATGGAGAAACCCTGGTTGGCCAGTCGGCCAAGCGTCAGGCGGTAACAAACCCAACCAATACATTGTTTGCTATCAAGCGTTTGATTGGTCGTCGCTTTGAAGACTCTGTTGTTCAGAAAGATATCAAAATGGTGCCTTACAAAATTGTAGGCGCAGACAATGGTGATGCATGGGTTGAAGTGAAAGGCGAGAAAAAAGCACCGCCACAGATTTCTGCTGAAGTCTTGAAGAAAATGAAGAAAACAGCAGAAGATTACCTGGGTGAAAGTGTAACCGAGGCAGTTATTACTGTGCCGGCCTACTTCAATGATTCTCAGCGTCAGGCAACCAAGGATGCGGGTAAAATCGCAGGTCTTGATGTTAAGCGTATCATCAATGAGCCTACCGCTGCAGCACTGGCCTATGGTTTGGACAAGCAGTCTGGTGATTCCACTATTGCTGTTTACGATTTGGGTGGTGGTACATTCGATATTTCGATCATTGAAATTGCAGATGTTGATGGCGAGAAACAGTTTGAGGTATTGGCAACCAATGGTGACACCTTCCTGGGTGGTGAAGACTTCGACTTACGTTTGATTGAATATTTAGCGGATCAATTCAAGAAAGATAGTGGTATCGATCTGAAGGGTGATCCTCTGGCCATGCAGCGATTGAAGGAAGCTGCCGAGAAGGCAAAGGTTGAGTTATCGAGCAGCCAGCAGACTGATGTTAACTTGCCTTACATCACTGCGGATCAGACGGGTCCCAAGCACTTGAACGTTAAAGTGACGCGAGCAAAACTGGAGTCGCTGGTTGAAGATCTTGTTGTGAACAGCCTTGAGCCTTGCCGTATAGCGCTTCAAGATGCTGGATTGAACGCATCCGAGATTGATGAAGTGATCTTGGTGGGTGGCCAGACACGGATGCCGATGGTTCAAGAAAAAGTTAAAGAGTTCTTCGGCAAAGAAGCTCGCAAAGATGTAAACCCTGATGAGGCTGTTGCAATTGGTGCTGCAGTTCAGGCTGCGGTTTTGTCGGGTGATGTGAAAGACGTACTGTTGCTTGATGTTTCGCCTTTGACTCTGGGTATTGAAACCATGGGTGGTGTTGCCACGCCGTTAATAGAGAAAAATACAACCATCCCGACCAAAAAGTCGCAGGTTTTCTCGACAGCGGATGACAACCAGACCGCAGTGACGATCCATGTTGTTCAGGGTGAGCGTAAGCAGGCGGCGCAGAACAAGTCTCTGGGGCGTTTTGATTTGGCTGATATTCCGCCAGCACCGCGTGGTATGCCGCAAATCGAGGTTACATTTGATATTGATGCCAATGGTATTTTGAATGTATCTGCCAAAGATAAGGCTACTGGCAAAGAGCAATCAATCGTGATTAAAGCGTCTTCTGGTTTGTCGGACGAAGAAATCGAGAAAATGGTGAGCGACGCCGAAGCGAATGCGGATGAAGATCGTAAGTTCGAAGAGCTTATTGCAGCACGAAACCAGGCTGATGGTATGATTCACGCGGTCAAGAAAACCCTTGAAGAAGCTGGCGATAAAGCGACTGCGGAAGAGAAAGAGAAAATCGAAGCTGCTATTAAAGACCTGGAAGAAGCTGTGAAGGGGGATGATAAGGCGGATATCGAGGCGAAGACCAAGGTGTTGACTGACGCTTCAGGTGAGTTGGCGCAAAAAATGTATGCAGAGCAGGCGCAAGCAGCGGGTGCAGCGGAAGGTGCTGATGCCGCAGCAGGTGATGCATCTGGTCCATCTGACGATGCAGTTGATGCAGAGTTTGAAGAAGTTAAGGACGATAAGCGCTAA
- the recN gene encoding DNA repair protein RecN — MLIHLTVSNFAIAERVELSFEQGMTVITGETGAGKSIVLDALGLTLGDRADSGIVRYGKTKAELTATFDISQLPAAHTWLAERDLDQGPECILRRVITKEGRSRGYINGQPAPLQNLRQLGELLIDIHSQHEHQSLLRKDTHKQLLDAFGNTTALAQTVKQQFKNWSEIAQKLEQLKGHSDERHARQQLLSYQLQELEQLDLQEGEIETLEQEQNTLANAEKVLQTGHQVITICADGDNTAHDLISQACQLLENLPVDNEHFNETRNLLSEAIIQIDEAGSSLRHFLDTFELDPERLQFIEERLSSIYQLARKHRVEAHELIRVREKMSIELAEMTDGEDNLEVLEAKLEDAGAVYATTCEKLTKKRSSAADKLSKLITQQLAHLNMSSATFTTCLTPTPQFHPGGMESIEFMISANPGQPPQPLIKVASGGELSRVSLAIQVILAESSTIPTLVFDEVDVGIGGSTAEVVGQMLRKLGSRGQVLCVTHLPQVASQGHTHLEVSKTAKDGETHSKIRPLSQAERITEVARMLGGVEITERSLDHAKEMLSIE; from the coding sequence ATGTTGATTCATTTAACTGTGAGCAATTTTGCAATAGCAGAACGTGTTGAACTCTCTTTCGAACAAGGCATGACTGTAATCACAGGCGAAACAGGTGCCGGTAAATCAATCGTCCTTGACGCTCTGGGCTTAACGCTGGGAGACCGGGCAGACAGCGGCATTGTCAGGTATGGCAAAACGAAAGCCGAATTGACCGCCACATTTGATATTAGCCAACTGCCTGCAGCACACACCTGGCTAGCAGAACGGGACCTGGATCAGGGGCCGGAATGTATTTTAAGGCGGGTTATCACCAAAGAGGGGCGTTCGAGAGGCTACATAAATGGCCAGCCCGCCCCCTTACAGAACTTACGTCAACTTGGCGAGCTACTGATCGACATTCACAGCCAACACGAACACCAGTCTCTGTTACGCAAGGACACCCACAAGCAATTACTGGATGCTTTTGGCAACACAACCGCACTGGCTCAAACCGTTAAACAACAGTTCAAAAACTGGTCCGAAATCGCACAAAAACTCGAACAACTCAAAGGGCATTCAGATGAAAGACATGCTCGCCAACAGCTACTGTCTTACCAACTACAAGAGCTGGAACAGCTGGATCTGCAAGAAGGTGAAATCGAAACGCTGGAACAGGAACAAAACACCCTGGCCAATGCAGAAAAAGTACTGCAGACCGGACATCAGGTCATAACTATTTGCGCTGATGGAGACAACACCGCTCACGACCTAATCAGCCAGGCATGCCAACTATTGGAGAATCTGCCGGTCGACAACGAACACTTCAACGAGACCCGCAATCTTTTGAGCGAAGCAATAATTCAAATCGACGAGGCAGGATCTTCATTGCGACACTTTCTCGACACCTTTGAACTCGATCCCGAGCGCCTGCAATTTATTGAGGAACGCCTCAGTAGCATTTATCAATTAGCCAGGAAACACCGAGTAGAGGCACACGAACTGATACGGGTAAGGGAGAAGATGAGTATCGAGCTGGCTGAAATGACTGACGGCGAAGACAACCTCGAAGTGCTGGAAGCCAAACTGGAGGACGCCGGTGCAGTCTATGCCACCACTTGCGAGAAGCTAACAAAGAAACGCAGCAGCGCAGCAGACAAACTAAGCAAGTTGATCACCCAACAGCTCGCCCACTTGAATATGTCATCCGCCACGTTCACCACCTGTTTGACGCCTACTCCTCAATTTCACCCTGGCGGAATGGAATCAATTGAATTCATGATTAGCGCTAACCCCGGACAACCGCCGCAACCGCTGATCAAAGTTGCCTCTGGTGGCGAACTTTCCCGGGTCAGCCTGGCCATCCAGGTCATTCTGGCGGAATCCTCAACCATTCCAACGCTGGTATTTGACGAAGTGGATGTCGGTATAGGCGGCAGTACCGCTGAGGTGGTCGGGCAAATGCTACGAAAACTCGGCTCGCGAGGCCAGGTACTCTGTGTAACTCACTTGCCGCAGGTTGCATCCCAGGGACATACACACCTTGAGGTGAGCAAAACAGCCAAAGATGGTGAGACCCATTCTAAAATCCGCCCATTGTCACAAGCGGAGCGAATTACCGAAGTGGCAAGAATGCTTGGGGGCGTGGAAATCACCGAGCGCTCACTGGATCATGCAAAAGAAATGCTCAGCATAGAATGA